The proteins below come from a single Streptobacillus ratti genomic window:
- the miaB gene encoding tRNA (N6-isopentenyl adenosine(37)-C2)-methylthiotransferase MiaB translates to MKKATVITYGCQMNVNESAKIKKIFQNMGYQVVDDIDDCDAVFLNTCTVREGAATQIFGKLGELIELKKNKGTIIGITGCFAQEAGFELIKKFPMIDIVMGNQNIGRIPDAIEKILKHESEHEVYTDNEDELPPRLDADFGSDKTASISISYGCDKRCSFCIVPYVRGKERSVPMEDILFDVRHYLKKGAKEIVLLGQNVNAYGKKFKNGDTFAKLLDEICKIEGDYILRFTSPHPKDFTDDVIDVIAKNEKIARCIHMPLQSGSTKILKKMIRGYTKEQFIELARKIKERIPGASLTTDIIVGFPGETDEDFKDTLDVVEKVGFENAYIFMYSIRKGTRASLMEEQIPEEIKKERLQKLNNLQDRCAYKESVKYLGKTVRVLVEGPSKKNKEVLTGRTSTNKVVLFSGDNKLYRGRFVNVKINECKTWTLYGEIV, encoded by the coding sequence ATGAAAAAAGCAACGGTAATTACATATGGTTGTCAAATGAATGTAAATGAAAGTGCAAAGATTAAAAAAATATTTCAAAATATGGGATATCAAGTTGTAGATGATATTGATGATTGTGATGCAGTATTTTTAAATACATGTACAGTAAGAGAGGGTGCAGCTACACAAATATTTGGTAAACTTGGTGAATTGATAGAATTAAAGAAAAATAAAGGGACAATAATAGGTATTACAGGTTGTTTTGCACAAGAGGCAGGATTTGAACTTATTAAAAAATTCCCTATGATAGATATAGTAATGGGTAACCAAAATATAGGTCGTATACCTGATGCTATTGAAAAAATTCTAAAACATGAAAGTGAACATGAAGTATATACAGATAATGAAGATGAATTACCACCAAGGCTTGATGCTGATTTTGGAAGTGACAAAACTGCTTCAATTTCAATAAGCTATGGTTGTGATAAACGTTGTAGTTTTTGTATAGTTCCTTATGTAAGAGGAAAAGAAAGATCAGTTCCAATGGAAGATATATTATTTGATGTTAGACACTATTTAAAAAAAGGTGCAAAAGAAATAGTATTGCTTGGTCAAAATGTTAATGCCTATGGTAAAAAATTTAAAAATGGAGATACTTTTGCAAAATTACTTGATGAAATTTGTAAGATAGAGGGAGATTACATCTTAAGATTTACATCACCACATCCAAAGGATTTCACAGATGATGTTATAGATGTAATAGCAAAAAATGAGAAAATAGCAAGATGTATACACATGCCTTTACAATCAGGTTCAACTAAAATACTTAAAAAAATGATAAGAGGGTATACTAAAGAGCAATTTATAGAACTTGCAAGAAAAATAAAAGAAAGAATACCCGGAGCATCTTTAACTACAGATATTATAGTAGGATTTCCAGGAGAAACTGATGAAGATTTTAAAGATACTTTAGATGTGGTAGAAAAAGTAGGATTTGAAAATGCCTATATTTTTATGTATTCAATTAGAAAAGGTACTAGAGCATCACTTATGGAAGAACAAATTCCTGAGGAAATTAAGAAAGAAAGATTGCAAAAATTAAATAATTTACAAGATAGATGTGCATATAAAGAAAGTGTAAAATATCTTGGTAAAACAGTTAGAGTTTTGGTTGAGGGACCTAGTAAAAAAAATAAGGAAGTTCTTACTGGTAGAACTTCAACTAATAAAGTAGTATTATTTAGTGGCGATAATAAATTATATAGAGGTCGTTTTGTTAATGTAAAAATAAATGAGTGTAAAACGTGGACATTATATGGAGAAATAGTTTAA
- the rsmH gene encoding 16S rRNA (cytosine(1402)-N(4))-methyltransferase RsmH, with product MEYHLPVLYDEVLENIIEKKDLIYMDCTLGGGGHSEGILSNSTDNSKLIAIDQDDNAIKYASERLKKFGNKVSIFKNNFENIDIVAYLAGYDKVDRILMDIGVSSKQLDDDKRGFSYRKEAKLDMRMDESQKLSAYEVVNDYKEEEIANILYKYGEEPKSRKIAKYIVEYRKNKSIETTIELADIVIKAIGKSMKKHPAKRTFQAIRIYVNRELEVLEKALDKSIELLNPNGRLLVITFHSLEDRIVKEKFRNYENPCTCPYDLPICKCGNKSKGKVLTRKPIVSKEIELETNNRAHSAKLRVFIKGDK from the coding sequence ATGGAATATCATTTACCTGTACTATATGATGAAGTTTTAGAAAATATCATAGAAAAAAAAGATTTAATATATATGGATTGCACACTTGGTGGAGGAGGACATAGTGAAGGTATTTTATCAAATTCTACTGATAATTCAAAACTTATTGCTATAGATCAAGATGATAATGCAATTAAATATGCAAGTGAAAGATTAAAAAAGTTCGGAAATAAAGTTAGTATATTTAAGAATAATTTTGAAAATATTGATATAGTAGCTTATTTAGCTGGATATGATAAAGTTGATAGAATATTAATGGATATAGGAGTATCTTCAAAACAATTAGATGATGATAAAAGAGGATTTTCTTATAGAAAAGAAGCAAAACTTGATATGCGTATGGATGAGAGTCAAAAACTTAGTGCATATGAAGTAGTAAATGATTATAAAGAAGAAGAAATAGCTAATATATTGTATAAATATGGTGAAGAACCAAAATCAAGAAAAATAGCTAAATACATTGTAGAATATAGAAAGAATAAAAGTATAGAAACAACAATTGAACTTGCCGATATAGTTATAAAAGCAATAGGTAAAAGCATGAAAAAACATCCTGCAAAAAGAACATTTCAGGCAATCAGAATATATGTAAATAGAGAATTAGAAGTTCTTGAAAAAGCATTAGATAAATCTATTGAATTGTTAAATCCAAATGGAAGATTATTAGTAATTACATTTCATTCTTTAGAAGATAGAATTGTAAAAGAAAAATTTAGAAATTATGAAAACCCTTGTACATGTCCATATGATTTACCAATATGTAAATGTGGAAATAAATCAAAGGGGAAAGTGCTTACAAGAAAACCTATAGTTTCAAAAGAAATAGAATTAGAAACAAATAACAGAGCCCATTCGGCAAAATTAAGAGTGTTTATTAAAGGAGATAAATAA
- the coaD gene encoding pantetheine-phosphate adenylyltransferase produces the protein MNIKVIYPGSFDPITKGHLDIIKRSAKLFDDLIIGVFINSSKKEWFSIDERVKLIEKVLREENINNAKVVKCSGLLVEYMKNENIDILVRGLRAVSDYEYELQVTLTNETLASKPFETIFLTASREYLYLSSSIVKEIALNGGNLSGFLPKAIISDINEKVNMIKNGK, from the coding sequence ATGAATATTAAGGTTATTTATCCAGGAAGTTTTGATCCTATTACTAAAGGTCATTTAGATATTATAAAAAGAAGTGCTAAATTGTTTGATGATTTAATAATAGGAGTATTTATAAATTCATCTAAAAAAGAATGGTTTAGTATAGATGAAAGAGTTAAATTAATAGAAAAAGTTTTAAGAGAAGAAAATATTAATAATGCTAAGGTAGTTAAATGTTCTGGACTACTTGTAGAATATATGAAAAATGAAAATATTGATATTTTAGTTAGAGGATTAAGAGCAGTTTCAGATTATGAATATGAACTTCAAGTTACATTAACAAATGAAACTCTAGCATCTAAACCTTTTGAAACAATATTTTTAACAGCTTCCAGAGAGTATCTTTATTTAAGTTCTAGTATAGTAAAAGAAATTGCTTTAAATGGTGGGAATTTATCTGGATTTTTACCAAAAGCTATTATTTCAGATATCAATGAAAAGGTAAATATGATAAAAAATGGCAAATAA
- the radA gene encoding DNA repair protein RadA, giving the protein MANKKVRYVCTECGNTTLKWIGKCPSCESWGTIEEELELNISKIKSSKNIDLTTINEVKFEKEFRIKTKFSEFDRVLGGGLTQGEVVLITGNPGIGKSTFLLQLSNEYAENNKVLYVSGEESTKQIKERAMRIGVNSKSIFLLSETNLENIEVAINNSKPKVVIIDSIQTIYSETVSSVPGSVSQIRDCSLKLIDIAKTNDISFYIVGHVTKDGKLAGPKLLEHMVDAVLSFEGDENNYYRIIRSIKNRYGSTNEISIFDMKEDGIEEIKNPSEFFISERDEKNVGSIITTSIEGSRVILFEIQTLALPLKFGLPKRIIEGYDRNRIEILLAVLSKTLSIDLGNNDIYLNIPGGIQLKDQAADLAIVLSFISTIKNLQISQKIAAIGEIGLRGEIRKISFIKKRIKELEKLGFKGVYIPRAHQLELENFETELKLSYINNISELVERL; this is encoded by the coding sequence ATGGCAAATAAAAAAGTGAGATATGTTTGTACCGAATGTGGAAATACAACTTTAAAGTGGATTGGAAAATGTCCATCATGTGAGAGTTGGGGAACTATAGAGGAAGAATTAGAATTAAATATTTCTAAAATAAAATCAAGTAAAAATATTGATTTAACTACAATAAATGAAGTTAAATTTGAAAAAGAATTTAGAATAAAAACTAAATTTTCAGAATTTGATAGAGTCCTTGGTGGTGGATTAACACAAGGAGAAGTTGTATTAATTACAGGTAATCCTGGAATAGGAAAATCTACTTTTTTATTACAATTATCTAATGAGTATGCTGAAAATAATAAGGTTTTGTATGTATCAGGAGAAGAATCTACAAAGCAGATAAAAGAAAGAGCTATGAGAATTGGTGTCAATTCTAAATCAATTTTCTTATTAAGTGAAACTAATTTAGAAAATATTGAAGTTGCAATTAATAATTCAAAGCCTAAAGTTGTAATAATAGATTCAATACAGACCATATATTCAGAAACTGTATCTTCAGTTCCTGGTTCAGTATCTCAAATAAGAGATTGTTCTTTAAAATTAATAGATATAGCTAAAACAAATGACATTTCTTTTTATATAGTTGGACATGTAACTAAAGATGGAAAATTAGCAGGACCAAAATTATTAGAACACATGGTCGATGCTGTTCTTTCATTTGAGGGAGATGAAAATAATTATTATAGAATAATAAGAAGTATAAAAAATAGATATGGTTCTACAAATGAAATATCAATTTTTGATATGAAAGAAGACGGTATAGAAGAAATAAAAAATCCTTCAGAGTTTTTTATATCCGAGAGAGATGAAAAAAATGTTGGAAGTATTATAACAACATCAATAGAGGGTTCAAGAGTTATATTATTTGAAATACAAACTTTAGCACTTCCTCTTAAATTTGGATTACCTAAAAGAATTATTGAGGGATATGATAGAAATAGAATAGAAATATTACTTGCTGTATTATCTAAAACTTTATCAATAGATTTAGGTAATAATGATATTTATTTAAATATACCAGGTGGAATACAACTTAAAGATCAAGCAGCTGATTTAGCTATAGTCTTATCTTTTATTTCAACTATAAAAAATTTACAAATTAGTCAAAAAATTGCTGCAATAGGCGAAATAGGATTAAGAGGTGAAATAAGGAAAATATCTTTTATAAAAAAGAGAATAAAGGAATTAGAAAAATTAGGCTTTAAAGGTGTATATATTCCTAGAGCACATCAATTAGAGCTTGAAAATTTTGAAACAGAATTAAAATTAAGTTATATTAATAATATTAGTGAATTGGTAGAAAGGTTGTGA
- the mraZ gene encoding division/cell wall cluster transcriptional repressor MraZ, with the protein MFIGEYSCSVDTKGRLMLPAKFRELLNGENFYITRGVNGQIDLYNLENWKEIVEKLSKVRQTDEKATKFKRFIIGSAQEIELDSHGRLTVTSTLKKYAELSKKATVIGMGNKIEIWDSEKLDIYREDEDINEIMEEIDIDF; encoded by the coding sequence ATGTTTATTGGTGAATATAGTTGTAGTGTAGATACTAAGGGTCGTTTAATGTTACCTGCTAAATTTAGAGAATTATTAAATGGAGAAAATTTCTATATTACTAGAGGTGTTAATGGACAAATTGATTTATATAATCTTGAAAATTGGAAAGAAATTGTAGAAAAATTATCTAAAGTTAGACAAACAGATGAAAAAGCAACTAAATTTAAAAGATTTATTATAGGGTCAGCACAAGAAATAGAACTTGATAGCCATGGAAGACTTACAGTTACATCAACTTTAAAAAAATATGCTGAATTATCAAAAAAAGCCACAGTAATAGGTATGGGAAATAAGATTGAAATATGGGATAGTGAAAAACTAGATATTTATAGAGAAGATGAAGATATAAATGAAATAATGGAAGAAATAGATATAGACTTCTAA
- a CDS encoding formate/nitrite transporter family protein — protein sequence MLKTQKELMEYVVYATEKRMKKPFIKLALLSVLGGMFIAFGSVGNIITVANLIETNAGIAKFFGASVFPVGLIMIVLLGLELFTSNCMMTVGYIEKKISILKMLKILSIVWIFNLIGSIIVAYISYETHTLSDAGVTFLSHLSEHKVHTGVYDLVLKGILCNVLVCGASLLGYIANDGISKLFGIWFPIMLFIILGYDHVVANMLYLPLALMYGVEGVTILNVMYNFVFVTIGNFIGGGIVIGLTLWYCNKD from the coding sequence ATGTTAAAGACACAAAAAGAATTGATGGAATATGTTGTATATGCGACAGAAAAAAGAATGAAAAAACCATTTATTAAACTGGCTTTATTGTCAGTATTAGGAGGAATGTTTATTGCATTTGGTTCTGTAGGTAATATCATTACAGTAGCAAATTTAATTGAAACAAATGCTGGTATTGCAAAATTTTTTGGAGCATCTGTATTTCCAGTGGGTTTAATTATGATAGTACTTCTTGGCTTAGAATTATTCACTAGTAATTGTATGATGACAGTAGGTTATATAGAAAAAAAGATTAGTATATTAAAAATGTTAAAAATATTATCAATAGTTTGGATTTTTAATTTGATAGGTTCAATAATAGTAGCATATATTTCATATGAAACACATACTTTAAGTGATGCAGGAGTTACCTTTTTATCTCATTTATCAGAACATAAAGTACATACAGGTGTATATGATTTAGTATTAAAAGGAATATTATGTAATGTATTAGTTTGTGGTGCTAGTTTACTTGGATATATTGCAAATGACGGTATATCAAAATTATTTGGAATATGGTTCCCTATAATGCTGTTTATAATCTTGGGATATGATCACGTTGTAGCCAATATGCTTTATTTACCTTTAGCCTTAATGTATGGCGTAGAGGGAGTTACAATTTTAAATGTAATGTATAATTTTGTGTTTGTTACTATAGGTAATTTTATAGGTGGAGGAATAGTTATAGGATTAACTTTATGGTATTGTAATAAAGATTAG
- a CDS encoding glycogen synthase has translation MKIIYVSSEVYPFFKTGGLADVLQALPKKMESLGHDVSVIMPKYDKIPLKFLEKMEFIATTEINGEIFNLIRYSGEDKINYYFIENRNFFERGKVYGDLDEDYQYALFCEATLIFLKKIGLQVDIIHCNDWQTGPLPYFLKNRYKQDPYYWDMRVVFTIHNLMYQGRFNNYSFDKLGYQRESSFLNFMEIGLSFADVINTVSPSYAEEIKYPYFAEGLEWLTSYKQIHGILNGIDYDIYNPMTNSKIINFDVESLDKKILNKRKIQEIFDFKQDDTLFITLVSRLVEGKGLDLVSSRIEEILKHDAVQFVILGSGSKYYEDYYKYLEYKYPDKFKAYIGYSEEISDLLYAGSDLFLMPSRYEPCGLSQMIAMRYGTIPLVRETGGLRDTVIAYNEYTDEGNGFSFTNFNADDMLNTIRYAEHIYYDKKDIWNKLIKRNMMIDNSWDKSSKEYEKLYQIAKTTP, from the coding sequence ATGAAAATTATATATGTATCATCAGAAGTATATCCTTTTTTTAAAACAGGTGGTCTTGCAGATGTATTACAAGCATTGCCTAAAAAAATGGAGAGTTTAGGACATGATGTTTCAGTTATCATGCCTAAATATGATAAAATTCCTCTTAAATTTTTAGAAAAAATGGAGTTTATAGCTACTACTGAGATAAATGGAGAAATATTTAATTTAATTAGATATAGTGGTGAAGATAAAATCAACTATTATTTTATAGAAAATAGAAATTTTTTTGAAAGAGGAAAAGTATATGGTGATTTAGATGAAGATTATCAATATGCACTTTTTTGTGAGGCAACATTAATTTTCCTAAAAAAGATAGGATTACAAGTTGATATTATACATTGTAATGATTGGCAAACAGGACCTTTACCATATTTTTTAAAGAATAGATATAAGCAAGATCCCTATTATTGGGATATGAGAGTAGTTTTTACAATACATAATTTAATGTATCAAGGAAGATTTAATAATTATTCATTTGATAAATTAGGTTATCAAAGAGAAAGTAGTTTTTTAAACTTTATGGAAATAGGACTTTCTTTTGCAGATGTAATTAATACAGTAAGTCCTAGTTATGCTGAAGAGATAAAATATCCATATTTTGCAGAGGGATTAGAATGGCTTACATCATATAAGCAAATACATGGAATTTTAAATGGAATAGATTATGATATATATAATCCTATGACAAATAGTAAAATTATTAATTTTGATGTTGAAAGCTTAGATAAAAAAATATTAAATAAAAGAAAAATTCAAGAAATATTTGATTTTAAACAAGATGACACTTTATTTATTACTTTAGTTTCAAGATTAGTTGAAGGTAAGGGATTAGATTTAGTATCTTCAAGAATAGAAGAAATATTAAAACATGATGCTGTTCAATTTGTAATACTTGGTTCAGGTTCTAAATATTATGAAGATTACTATAAATATTTAGAATATAAATATCCGGATAAATTTAAAGCATATATAGGATATTCTGAAGAAATATCTGATTTATTGTATGCTGGTTCAGATTTATTTTTAATGCCATCAAGATATGAACCATGTGGTCTATCACAAATGATAGCTATGAGATATGGAACTATACCTCTAGTTAGAGAAACTGGAGGATTAAGAGATACAGTTATAGCGTATAATGAATATACTGATGAGGGTAATGGATTTTCATTTACAAATTTCAATGCAGATGATATGTTAAATACTATAAGATATGCAGAACATATATATTATGATAAAAAAGATATATGGAATAAACTTATAAAAAGAAATATGATGATTGATAATTCTTGGGATAAATCTTCTAAAGAATATGAAAAATTATATCAAATAGCAAAAACAACACCATAA
- a CDS encoding acyl carrier protein, with product MFEEIREIILDQLDIESENITLESKIVEDFGADSLDLIELSSTIGEKYGFEITKEEIKDIKTVNDLIKIIEEKRVK from the coding sequence ATGTTTGAAGAAATAAGGGAAATAATATTAGATCAATTAGATATTGAAAGTGAAAATATAACACTTGAATCTAAAATAGTTGAAGACTTCGGAGCAGATTCATTAGATTTAATTGAATTATCTTCGACTATAGGAGAAAAATATGGATTTGAAATTACAAAAGAAGAAATAAAAGATATAAAGACAGTAAATGATTTAATTAAAATTATTGAGGAGAAAAGAGTAAAATAA
- a CDS encoding exodeoxyribonuclease III, translating to MKKYISWNVNGLRACIKKGFLDYFNEQKPNIIGLQEIKMSEGQLDLELEGYYTYYNYAERKGYSGTAIFTDTEPISVSYGIGIEEHDKEGRVITAEFEDYYFVTVYTPNSKNELERLDYRMIWEDEFRAYLKKLEEKKPVIVCGDLNVAHKEIDLKNPKTNTRSAGFTIEERNKFTELIENGFIDTFRYFYPDKIHSYSWWSYRGNARKNNTGWRIDYFCVSDVLKDRLINAEIHDKVEGSDHCPVVLYID from the coding sequence ATGAAAAAATATATTTCATGGAATGTTAATGGATTAAGAGCTTGTATTAAAAAAGGTTTTTTAGACTATTTTAATGAACAAAAACCTAATATTATTGGTTTACAAGAAATAAAAATGAGTGAAGGTCAATTAGATTTAGAATTAGAGGGATATTATACATATTATAACTATGCTGAAAGAAAAGGTTATTCTGGCACAGCTATATTTACAGATACTGAGCCTATTTCTGTTAGTTATGGTATAGGAATAGAAGAACATGATAAAGAGGGAAGAGTAATAACAGCAGAATTTGAAGATTACTATTTTGTAACTGTTTATACTCCAAATTCTAAAAATGAATTAGAAAGACTAGATTACCGTATGATATGGGAAGATGAGTTTAGAGCTTATTTAAAAAAATTAGAAGAAAAAAAGCCAGTTATAGTATGTGGAGATTTAAATGTAGCACATAAAGAAATAGATTTAAAAAATCCTAAAACTAATACTAGAAGTGCTGGATTTACAATAGAAGAGAGAAATAAGTTTACAGAACTTATTGAAAATGGATTTATAGATACTTTTAGATATTTTTATCCAGATAAAATACATTCATATTCTTGGTGGTCTTATAGAGGAAATGCAAGAAAAAATAATACAGGGTGGAGAATAGATTATTTCTGTGTTTCTGATGTATTAAAAGATAGATTAATTAATGCAGAAATTCATGATAAAGTTGAGGGGTCAGATCATTGTCCTGTTGTATTGTATATAGATTAA
- the rnc gene encoding ribonuclease III — protein MKKMDFDELMSKINYTFKNKKLLLEALTHSSYVNEHNSPNIKDNERLEFLGDSVMDLITTEYIYKNNLKSNEGELSKIKSQIISETVFSTISRDLDLGNYVFLSNGENMSGGRERNSVLGDVFEAMVGAIYLDSDYSTTRDVVLKLLESKINNLDKIEWVSDYKSALQEITQLKYKVTPIYNVVSELGPDHDKTFEIEVRVEERLYGKGIAKSKKMAEKIAAKQAIEKLNKEH, from the coding sequence ATGAAAAAAATGGATTTTGATGAATTGATGTCCAAAATAAATTATACTTTTAAAAACAAAAAGCTACTTTTAGAAGCTTTGACTCATAGTTCATATGTGAATGAACATAATTCTCCTAATATTAAGGATAATGAAAGATTAGAATTTTTAGGAGATTCTGTTATGGATTTAATTACAACAGAATATATATATAAGAATAATTTAAAAAGTAATGAGGGAGAATTATCCAAAATAAAAAGTCAAATTATTAGTGAAACAGTGTTTTCAACTATTTCAAGAGATTTAGATTTAGGAAATTATGTTTTTTTGAGTAATGGAGAAAATATGTCTGGAGGTAGAGAAAGAAATTCTGTGTTAGGGGATGTATTTGAAGCTATGGTAGGAGCAATATATCTTGATTCAGATTATTCTACAACTAGAGATGTTGTGTTGAAATTATTAGAATCTAAAATTAATAATTTAGATAAGATAGAATGGGTTTCAGACTATAAATCGGCATTACAGGAAATTACTCAACTAAAATACAAGGTAACACCTATTTACAATGTGGTAAGTGAATTAGGACCAGATCATGATAAAACTTTTGAAATAGAAGTAAGAGTTGAAGAAAGATTATATGGTAAAGGTATAGCCAAAAGTAAGAAAATGGCAGAAAAAATTGCAGCAAAACAAGCTATAGAGAAATTAAATAAGGAGCATTAG
- a CDS encoding glucose-1-phosphate adenylyltransferase, translating to MEVLAMILAGGRGSRLDILSEERVKPSVPFAGKFRIIDFTLSNCSNSGIYDVALLTQYLPLSLNEHIGSGKPWDFDRRDSSITLLQPHETLKGQSWYEGTADAIRQNLAFIKSKAPKYVLILSGDHIYKMNYLWMLEEHKRNNAELTIAAINVPYEEASRFGIFEVNEHNKILSFEEKPEHPKSNFASMGIYIFNTETLIKYIEESDIPDLDFGKHIIPKLIEDQRGVFLHYYDSYWMDVGTYDSYLEANLDLIKKSEEIGINLYDPNWKIYTRSEDMAPVRIGVTGSVLNSLICNGCKIEGRVENSVLGPGVTIRKGATVRNSIIFSNTYIDENTHLDTVILDKNVYIGKNSLIGHGDDYTTNIEKPDLLYKGISVIGKSSKLGNSTIVERNVRIFSKVHMLNEGNYIHSGETIKK from the coding sequence ATGGAAGTATTGGCAATGATTTTAGCTGGTGGCCGTGGCTCTAGGCTAGATATTCTTTCAGAAGAAAGAGTTAAACCAAGTGTTCCATTTGCTGGTAAATTTAGAATAATAGACTTTACACTTAGTAATTGTTCTAATTCAGGTATATATGATGTTGCTTTGTTGACACAATATTTACCTTTATCATTAAATGAGCATATAGGTTCAGGTAAGCCATGGGATTTTGATAGAAGAGATTCTAGCATTACATTATTACAACCACACGAAACTTTAAAAGGTCAATCATGGTATGAGGGTACTGCAGATGCAATAAGACAAAATTTAGCATTTATTAAAAGTAAAGCACCTAAATATGTTTTAATTTTATCTGGAGATCATATATACAAGATGAATTATTTATGGATGTTAGAAGAACACAAAAGAAATAATGCAGAACTAACCATAGCTGCAATTAACGTCCCTTATGAAGAAGCTTCAAGATTTGGTATTTTTGAAGTAAATGAACATAATAAAATATTAAGTTTTGAAGAGAAACCAGAACATCCTAAGAGCAATTTTGCTTCTATGGGTATTTATATATTTAATACTGAAACATTAATTAAGTATATTGAAGAAAGTGATATTCCTGATTTAGATTTTGGTAAACATATAATACCTAAATTAATTGAAGATCAAAGAGGAGTGTTTTTACATTATTATGATTCTTATTGGATGGATGTAGGAACATATGACTCATATTTAGAGGCAAATTTAGATTTAATAAAAAAATCTGAAGAAATTGGTATAAATTTATACGACCCTAATTGGAAAATCTATACAAGAAGTGAAGATATGGCACCGGTGAGAATAGGTGTTACAGGAAGTGTATTAAATTCATTGATTTGTAATGGTTGTAAAATTGAGGGTAGAGTTGAAAATTCAGTACTAGGTCCTGGAGTTACTATTAGAAAAGGAGCTACAGTTAGAAATAGTATTATATTTTCTAATACATACATAGATGAAAATACACATTTAGATACGGTAATATTAGATAAAAATGTATATATAGGTAAAAATTCATTAATAGGACATGGTGATGATTATACTACAAATATTGAAAAACCCGACTTATTATATAAAGGAATAAGTGTAATAGGAAAAAGTTCCAAGTTAGGTAATAGTACAATAGTTGAAAGAAATGTTAGAATTTTTTCAAAAGTTCATATGTTAAATGAGGGTAACTATATACATAGTGGAGAAACAATTAAGAAATAG
- a CDS encoding YjjG family noncanonical pyrimidine nucleotidase, with the protein MYKILLFDLDNTLLDFNKSEENALNEFFTEERVENIEEFKSLYKIENKKLWEKLEKNLINSEELMDTRFSIVFNHFGIEKDGKELSEKYTKIIGKQGIEMKGASQLLEKLSCKYEIYAATNGFTEIQNSRLNNSSIKKYIKKVYISQEIGSSKPSKEFFEFIEKDLKFNKKEVLMIGDSLTADVLGANNYSIDSIWFNYMKKDNDIDIKPTYFASDFADILEILNHCK; encoded by the coding sequence ATGTATAAAATATTATTATTTGATTTAGATAATACATTATTAGATTTTAATAAATCAGAAGAAAATGCACTAAATGAATTTTTTACTGAAGAAAGAGTAGAAAATATTGAAGAATTTAAATCTTTGTATAAAATAGAAAATAAAAAATTATGGGAAAAATTAGAAAAAAATTTAATTAATAGTGAAGAATTAATGGACACAAGATTTTCCATAGTATTTAATCATTTTGGCATAGAAAAAGATGGCAAAGAATTATCAGAAAAATATACTAAAATAATTGGAAAACAAGGAATAGAAATGAAAGGTGCTAGTCAATTATTAGAAAAATTATCTTGCAAATATGAAATTTATGCAGCAACTAATGGATTTACAGAAATACAGAACAGTAGATTAAATAATTCAAGTATTAAAAAATATATTAAAAAAGTATATATTTCTCAAGAAATTGGTAGTAGTAAACCCTCTAAAGAATTTTTTGAGTTTATAGAAAAAGATTTAAAATTTAATAAAAAAGAAGTTTTAATGATAGGTGATAGTTTAACTGCTGATGTTTTAGGTGCCAATAATTATAGTATTGATTCTATATGGTTTAATTATATGAAAAAAGATAATGATATAGATATTAAACCAACATATTTTGCAAGTGATTTTGCTGATATTTTAGAAATCTTAAATCATTGTAAGTAG